One part of the Lotus japonicus ecotype B-129 chromosome 2, LjGifu_v1.2 genome encodes these proteins:
- the LOC130736447 gene encoding uncharacterized protein LOC130736447 translates to MAIDDLATINASKENWTIVVKVNRLWVSPSLYGLKLPFSMDMVLMDGKGCKIHASVSKTLIYRFQYLISEGRVYQISFFGVGESGRDFRPTSHPFKINFDIHTYVRLVPNNAINLSPYSFVPLCNIMFKDLDTSFLIDMIRILTRASNEQELKKDSTKQKRITIKLDQDIHVSQDTFFIDT, encoded by the exons ATGGCAATCGACGATCTCGCCACCATCAATGCCTCCAAGGAGAACTGGACTATTGTTGTAAAAGTGAACCGTTTATGGGTaagtccgagcttatatggtTTGAAGCTTCCCTTTTCCATGGACATGGTTCTTATGGATGGCAAG GGTTGTAAGATTCACGCTTCAGTTAGCAAGACTCTTATTTACCGATTCCAGTATTTGATAAGTGAAGGACGCGTATATCAGATTTCATTttttggtgttggtgaaagcggTCGTGATTTCCGCCCAACCTCGcatccattcaagatcaactttgatataCACACTTATGTACGATTGGTTCCTAACAATGCTATCAACTTAAGTCCTTACTCTTTTGTGCCACTTTGTAACATAATGTTTAAGGACCTTGATACGTCTTTCCTTATAG ATATGATTAGAATTCTCACTAGAGCAAGTAATGAACAAGAGCTTAAGAAAGATAGTACAAAGCAGAAAAGAATAACTATTAAACTTGACCAAGATATACATGTATCACAAGATACATTTTTCATTGACACAtaa